A genomic segment from Haladaptatus sp. R4 encodes:
- a CDS encoding NRAMP family divalent metal transporter, giving the protein MNETPTTVTTAEGRAVRDYLREMGPSWVAGAIAAGPATMASLLTAGARFNYALLWVVILSAVAGALAQYLAMRLGLLTERGIVGIVEEYLGEWWAWILVIDVVIVAGVAQLVIMKTVASVSSTITGIDARIWGGIWALVLAIGLAGRGYRFIEFFAKILVTAVVLAFVASLSVVPIDPGSAVQGLSPSLPSGSAVVAAGILGGSVHITLITMHSYTMHARGWTDREYSLATFDIVASMLVAFGIYSVAIFLVTASVLTDPNLTTVSAAQALGPLVGSSAKWLFLLGLGGAAVSTLGGNTIVLPFLVADKLGWNTTVEDSRYRTLLAAFALLSAPGAIIGGEVIGQLVLVLALGTVGTPFALAIVLYLLNSKAVPESNSTLANSGGLALLLVSGALAVNFVREQIAGGIDSASGIVLAFAVILGIATLVLLGKYAREETAIR; this is encoded by the coding sequence ATGAACGAAACACCGACTACTGTGACCACCGCGGAGGGCAGAGCAGTCCGCGACTACCTCCGTGAGATGGGCCCATCGTGGGTTGCCGGGGCGATCGCCGCAGGGCCGGCGACGATGGCGAGTCTACTCACTGCGGGTGCACGCTTCAACTACGCCCTGCTTTGGGTCGTGATTCTCTCTGCGGTCGCAGGTGCACTAGCGCAGTATCTCGCAATGCGGTTGGGACTCCTCACCGAGCGGGGAATTGTGGGCATCGTCGAGGAGTATCTCGGGGAGTGGTGGGCCTGGATTCTCGTCATCGATGTGGTGATTGTAGCTGGCGTCGCACAGCTCGTGATCATGAAGACGGTCGCTTCAGTCTCGTCGACGATAACGGGAATCGACGCCAGAATATGGGGGGGTATCTGGGCGCTGGTTCTGGCCATCGGTCTCGCCGGGCGAGGGTATCGTTTCATTGAATTTTTTGCGAAGATCCTCGTTACCGCGGTCGTCCTCGCATTCGTCGCATCCCTTTCCGTCGTTCCGATCGACCCAGGGAGTGCCGTTCAGGGACTTTCTCCATCACTTCCCTCCGGCAGTGCGGTTGTGGCTGCGGGCATCCTCGGCGGTTCGGTTCACATCACGCTGATCACGATGCATTCCTACACAATGCACGCTCGTGGGTGGACTGACCGTGAGTACAGCCTCGCAACCTTCGATATCGTCGCCTCGATGCTCGTCGCGTTTGGCATTTACAGCGTTGCGATCTTCCTCGTTACTGCCAGTGTGCTCACCGACCCCAACCTGACGACCGTGAGCGCGGCACAGGCTCTCGGCCCGCTTGTCGGATCGAGCGCCAAGTGGCTTTTCCTTCTTGGGCTTGGTGGTGCGGCAGTCTCAACACTCGGAGGAAATACAATCGTCCTACCGTTCCTCGTCGCTGATAAACTCGGCTGGAACACGACGGTCGAAGACTCACGGTACCGGACACTCCTCGCCGCATTCGCGCTGCTGTCTGCTCCCGGTGCCATCATCGGTGGGGAAGTTATCGGCCAGCTCGTGCTCGTCCTTGCGCTTGGAACAGTTGGAACGCCGTTTGCTCTCGCCATCGTCCTTTATCTCCTGAACTCCAAGGCAGTGCCAGAGTCGAACTCGACGCTCGCCAACAGTGGGGGGCTCGCCTTACTTCTCGTTTCGGGGGCGCTTGCAGTGAACTTCGTTCGCGAACAGATTGCAGGCGGCATCGATTCGGCGTCGGGGATCGTCCTAGCGTTTGCCGTCATCCTCGGGATCGCGACTCTCGTCCTCCTTGGAAAATATGCCCGTGAAGAGACAGCCATCAGATGA
- a CDS encoding transcription initiation factor IIB family protein yields the protein MSHSTRRIEPDDEMKENIEKHNRGQICSECHSNTLITSPNGRELVCETCGLVVEERSIDHGPEWRAFTHRDRQQKARVGTPTTPTKHDRGLTTTIDWKDKDASGHTLSAEKRKQMHRLRTWQERIRAKNANERNLQFALGEIDRMASALGIPRSVREIACVLYRHALNDDLIKGRSIEGVTTSCLYAACRSEMIPRSLEEVSAVSRVERTEIGRAYRYIAWELGLKIEPTDPHQYIPRLCSELSCSNEIKEKANEIIDVAINQGLLSGRSPVGVAAAAIYGATLLCKGENTQAEIADVANISQMTVRKRYQEQMSALNRSH from the coding sequence ATGTCACACTCTACTCGTCGAATCGAACCCGACGACGAGATGAAAGAGAATATCGAGAAACACAACCGTGGCCAAATCTGTTCCGAGTGTCACTCAAATACGTTAATTACGAGCCCCAATGGGAGGGAACTCGTTTGTGAGACCTGTGGATTAGTTGTTGAAGAACGCAGTATCGACCATGGTCCAGAATGGCGAGCGTTCACCCATCGGGATCGTCAACAGAAAGCTCGAGTTGGCACACCGACGACGCCCACCAAGCACGATAGGGGCCTAACGACGACGATAGACTGGAAAGACAAGGATGCATCTGGCCACACGTTATCGGCCGAGAAACGCAAACAGATGCACCGGCTACGGACGTGGCAAGAGCGTATCCGGGCGAAAAACGCCAACGAGCGTAATCTCCAGTTCGCGCTTGGCGAAATCGATCGAATGGCAAGCGCACTGGGCATCCCGCGTTCGGTGAGGGAAATTGCCTGCGTACTCTATCGCCACGCACTGAATGACGATCTGATTAAAGGTCGATCAATCGAAGGCGTTACAACCAGTTGTTTGTATGCAGCGTGTCGGAGTGAAATGATCCCTCGTAGTCTGGAAGAAGTATCGGCCGTGTCGCGTGTGGAACGAACCGAAATCGGCCGGGCATATCGGTATATCGCATGGGAACTTGGACTCAAAATTGAACCCACTGACCCACATCAGTACATTCCCCGTTTGTGTTCAGAACTCAGCTGTTCTAACGAGATCAAAGAGAAAGCCAACGAAATCATAGACGTCGCAATCAATCAAGGATTACTCTCGGGCAGATCACCCGTTGGTGTTGCCGCAGCAGCGATTTATGGTGCCACGCTTCTTTGTAAGGGAGAAAACACCCAAGCTGAAATTGCCGACGTCGCCAACATTTCTCAAATGACTGTCCGTAAGCGGTATCAAGAGCAGATGAGCGCGCTCAATAGATCGCATTAA
- the tenA gene encoding thiaminase II, protein MSFSSDLETVAEPIWDAIVAHPIVEELGAGTLDEEPFRYWVRQDYIYLIDYARVFAHGATKAPDLEWMGTFAKLLDSTINTEMDLHREYAAEFDITESDLETTDPSPTTRAYTDFLVRIATTGTFGDLVAALLPCMWGFNETGKRLAKKGLPDDDRYASWIEIYAGDEFTELTTWCKELMDDVARNKNEVECERFRNLFRTSARYEYRFWDAAWRQEEWSV, encoded by the coding sequence ATGAGCTTCAGCAGCGATCTCGAAACAGTGGCCGAACCGATCTGGGATGCTATCGTAGCGCATCCGATAGTTGAGGAGTTAGGGGCAGGAACCCTTGATGAAGAGCCATTTAGGTATTGGGTCAGGCAAGATTACATCTACTTGATTGACTACGCACGAGTGTTCGCCCACGGTGCGACGAAGGCACCTGATCTCGAATGGATGGGTACATTCGCCAAACTCCTCGATTCGACAATTAACACTGAGATGGATCTACATCGCGAGTACGCGGCCGAGTTCGATATCACGGAGAGCGATCTGGAGACTACGGATCCATCACCCACTACGAGGGCGTACACCGACTTCCTCGTGCGTATCGCGACAACGGGGACGTTCGGTGATCTCGTGGCTGCACTCTTGCCCTGTATGTGGGGCTTCAACGAGACAGGAAAGCGACTCGCAAAGAAAGGATTGCCGGACGATGATCGGTATGCTTCGTGGATTGAGATATACGCAGGCGATGAATTCACGGAACTCACGACGTGGTGTAAGGAGTTGATGGACGATGTGGCCAGGAATAAAAACGAGGTCGAGTGTGAGCGCTTTCGGAACCTGTTTCGAACGTCCGCTCGCTACGAGTACCGCTTCTGGGACGCCGCTTGGCGACAGGAGGAATGGTCGGTATGA
- a CDS encoding SWIM zinc finger family protein, translating into MTEELMACTCPHHVHRNTCCKHMAAVEHATDDGTLEAFPSEDDDDIEPDNYDCDGLGDFSCWPCVRAGRKELPN; encoded by the coding sequence GTGACTGAAGAACTGATGGCCTGCACGTGCCCGCACCACGTTCACCGGAACACCTGCTGCAAACACATGGCCGCCGTCGAACACGCAACTGACGATGGAACGCTCGAGGCCTTTCCCTCCGAGGACGACGACGATATCGAACCAGACAACTACGACTGTGACGGCCTCGGGGACTTCTCGTGCTGGCCGTGCGTTCGTGCGGGTCGCAAAGAACTGCCGAACTAA
- a CDS encoding MFS transporter, with protein MSTTRRTIFLYYLYQATLSNGFYLPVGIIFLQQQRGFGLDIIGLTQGAFGLALVFAEIPTGYLGDRLGRRSTLALSSVITTLVMALYTVITTPTAYVLLYILWAIGWSLESGTGSAWLYEILSERLDSDEFARVRGRGSTVSLLVSAISAVTAGVLVTVAWPLPFVAGATLSAAGLPVLMALPIVTVDTRRLTLVDGLRTLLTTVTAPGLRWFIVYSAIFYALFDVLRAFEQPAVTGVGVPVAALGVLYAGLKLVSACSAAATGWLADRVGVSDSFRLLIPVVGIAFLLVGVLPVVVVPVVFLVRAIQSIVQPLRAQYVNDRADDMGRATVLSGVSMALSLAGGGANLVAGQFAERIGLFSFLAVSGCLSVAAAGLLWIRMTPVRNEFVR; from the coding sequence ATGTCCACTACCCGGCGAACAATTTTCCTCTACTACCTTTACCAGGCAACTCTCTCAAATGGTTTTTACCTTCCTGTCGGTATCATCTTTCTCCAACAACAACGTGGATTCGGTCTCGATATAATTGGCTTGACACAGGGGGCATTTGGACTCGCGCTTGTCTTCGCTGAAATCCCCACTGGTTATCTTGGTGATCGACTCGGCCGTCGGTCAACTCTCGCACTTTCCAGTGTTATCACCACTCTTGTCATGGCTTTGTACACCGTCATTACCACACCAACTGCCTATGTTCTTCTCTACATATTGTGGGCGATTGGATGGAGTCTTGAGTCTGGTACCGGATCGGCGTGGCTCTATGAGATCCTCTCTGAACGTCTTGACTCTGACGAGTTTGCGCGAGTTCGTGGCCGTGGCAGTACTGTCTCACTCCTTGTCTCAGCCATCAGTGCCGTCACTGCTGGCGTCCTAGTTACCGTAGCGTGGCCGCTACCGTTCGTTGCAGGTGCAACTCTCTCCGCTGCTGGTCTGCCTGTCCTTATGGCTCTTCCCATAGTGACTGTTGACACACGCCGTCTAACGCTTGTCGATGGTCTGCGGACACTCTTAACTACAGTTACCGCCCCTGGTCTCCGGTGGTTCATTGTCTATTCTGCCATTTTCTATGCACTCTTTGACGTTCTCCGTGCCTTCGAACAACCTGCTGTGACGGGTGTGGGTGTTCCGGTTGCTGCACTGGGAGTCCTCTATGCAGGCCTCAAACTGGTTTCTGCGTGTTCAGCTGCAGCGACCGGCTGGCTCGCCGACCGTGTCGGGGTAAGTGACTCGTTCCGTCTCCTCATCCCTGTTGTTGGCATTGCATTTCTTCTGGTTGGTGTTTTACCGGTCGTTGTCGTTCCGGTCGTTTTCCTTGTGCGGGCAATCCAGAGTATCGTCCAGCCGTTGCGGGCACAATATGTGAACGATCGGGCAGACGATATGGGGCGAGCCACAGTCCTATCTGGTGTTTCAATGGCTTTGTCGCTCGCCGGTGGTGGCGCGAATCTCGTCGCCGGTCAGTTTGCCGAACGTATTGGCCTCTTTTCATTTCTTGCAGTCTCTGGCTGTCTGTCAGTAGCTGCTGCCGGACTGCTCTGGATACGTATGACACCGGTCAGGAACGAATTCGTTCGATAA